Below is a genomic region from Osmia bicornis bicornis chromosome 3, iOsmBic2.1, whole genome shotgun sequence.
ACACTTGCCTGGTTCTGATTTACGCATTATGAATTTTAACAGGAATTTTAcatatcttttatttttctttagtAAATCATACCGAGATTGAAGCTTtttttacttgaaatttttcttattcatGTCTGGAATGTGTCATCGAAGTATCAATGAAACAacgtgaaattgaattttgaatcaatatttttaattttttacaaaacaCGTAGCGCCATTTACTCGATTAGCAACTAATtagtttttctattttacCGATAAGGAGCGCAAAAATTGCGCTTGTAGTTCTTCCCGCCAACGCCAGGCGGCGCCACACGTTCCCCGCATGTGGGGACTGCGTTCCCCCACTCCTGTTCGGCGCTTGAGTGGGGAGCTTAGCTCCCGCTCTGCTCAGTTCGTCGCCGACTGCGTCCGAGGTGTGTTCTGTACTAAGAGCTCCGCCCGAACGACGCTAGGTAAAAATTCATTGTGGTTAAATTATTTCCACACATCGTGCGGCTCTCAGCCGCagtttttaaatatgtataaaaatttcaatgaattcaTTTCCAATTGGGCCGCTCGATCGAAAACACCCTGTAAAGAAATGGGAACAGGgcaagaaataataaaatttgaactTGTTCTCACGATACTTTTACTTAAGAAATCATGGAAATGGAGAGGCCGATAATTGTCCGTTTTCATACATAAATTTACAAGAGGCAAAAGGCAGATGATGATCATTCATCGCGTAGGTCAGAAAGATATACAGTAAAGCGAGTGTTGCAAAGTATACCTAAACTTTATTACACCAACATATGAAAAAacgtaataaatattataaatatagaGTAGTATAAAGTAAAATCGAATACAACTTGCAGTTTGTCTTTATATTGTTGCACGCTGACGCAATTTAATATCGACGTTTAAAACCCTCGTTACTATCAATAAACAATCGTTGAAGACTTTTTAACAGAGTAACCATTTTTCTATGTACAAAATACGATGTACGGAAACCAAGTCGCACGCGTGCCAGCAGACAgtcgcttttttttttttctttacagaGAGAGAATAACAATTATTCGTAAGTTGTACAGGCACAGAGAAAGAAACACGATGCGAATCATTGAGAAAgcctatatatatatatatatagtatataATCATTGGAGTCGAATGTTTCATTGAAACGGTAACAAAATTTCGTTTACATTCATTCGTTCCCGACGAGAGAAACCCGGCGATTATAAGCAGCTTTCTCTTCAGCTAttattgtatttgtatttaCATAATATggtaatatgtatatatatatacgctTAACCTGATCTAATAGGATTATTGTAACAATTTACCAAAAAATATCTACAcagtaaaaatatatatatattatgtatatacatataaacaCACATACACAGTATGTTGCTTGCGCGCGCACGTTCATCAGGGGCCGCGGCTTTTCAATTCATtttgctttcttttttcctcttcttcttcctcgatACAACGCAACAAACTTTCTCTACGTTATGTTTATCTCTTTGTATCTCATCTCtgagtatatttttctgtataatatgtaacgaggCCCTTCCGGTCACAAAAGAAGCATACATCCTTCCAGTTTGCCCTGTGCGTGTAGAATATTGTTCATCCTGACGAGTATCCATATAAATGCATAGATCGATGTGCATAGCGCGTTAACGCGTTTTAGCACAAGGTTCCTCGATCGTTTTTGGCTGCGTTTCATCGCGGTTATTAATATCTCGCTTTCAGCAGCGTGTCAGAAACTATTGCATGGCGCTCGTTCCTTAGGGTTTCTGTTCAGATAAAGAAACAACGTTAACGCCACGTGTATATCCGCGAAATATGTACATAGACTCTTTCGTACGCTTTATCGCGGCTTCTGTCAACGACAATAATAATCACACGCGCTGCATGATTTTCTATGATACGGGTGTACAATATCTATTGCAcacattgaaaaataatatccgAACGATTCGTTTGAATAACATTGAACGCTGAGGCGTTACTTAAGAGATATATCGCTACGAACCACATTTAattcttattaaaatatatattgtatacatatctatgtatatatattcGATACACGCATCTATGAACATTTAACCCCCTACAGTCCAACAGGTGTGATCATGCACAATATCGTGTCGTTATTAACGACAAAGGTACCATAAACTGTTTCTTAAAATTACTAATCATAATGATCATTCGAAGAACCAACTATTTATAGTACCGTCGGGAGAAGAGAAAACAAGGTCGATTAACACAACATGGTCCATAGAGGGTTAAGAGGAAATATCGGTGGCCTCGATCGGCACAACATCAATTCGAATCGTTTAGCGATCGCGTTTTAGTTTCGTATCACGAACGAAAACTAGCGCAACGACGACTCTTCGTTTCTTCGTTAATCACAGACGGAAAGAGACGTAATTACACGTAATAAGGGCCAACGGATTCCATTTCTTTATTCGCCTCGCTGCCGCGTTCATCTCCATACTGTTCATCATCTTCTCTCGTTGTTCGACCGTCAAATacgtgaaagaaaaagaaaagccaGAAACTGGACACCATCGTGACTGATTTCTTGATTTCCATTGATTTATTTCGCTAATTTACAAGTCGAGCCCACTCAAAAGAACGCACGTTTCCTTGAGCCAATTAGATATCTGCACCCAGTTATCAACAATAAATCGTGCGTgcagaaaaagaaacacaaCAAATCGCTGTGGTTAACGTCGCTTAAACTATGCATATGATTTCACAAACATCGTTCCACGGTTTCGAAAGATACATAAATCGCTCGCATTCTATTTGCATATCCTCCATCCTCCCTCTCTTCGAAAGAAACTGAGATTCATTGAAACGTTCTTCGCATGATCGATAAGCGAAGATTTCGAAAGCGTTTTGTGCTACTATAATTCGAATAGAAAATGAGGATGAAATTGAAAACTCGCGACCAGGCAAGAATCACAATGAATAATTATCGTTGCGAGTTTCATAGCAAGATGATAGAAGATCGGGGGAAGAAAAAAATCGTGCGAAGAATCGACAATTGGAGAatgcatttaattttctatttcattctctttctaattttcatttctaatgGTTTTTCTTCGCACGATTCGCGTCTCCGTCTTCGCTTATATGCGTGACAACATCTGGTGTGTGTTATGTTCGTGTATGTAGAATGTAAAGACGACCTTATTCCGAGGAATTACACGAATTTCGAAAGTACGGGGCACCACGTTTAACCGTATATAAGAAAAGTCTGTCAAAGAGAAGAACACATTACGATGCGATACACATCAGTGTGTAACAGTCAGCCGTATTTTACAAAATAGAAGAACACCGGCATCTGATACTAATTCTTCGTGTTCGTATTAAGTATGCGCGTTGTCTATTGTCGCTGCTAAGAAACAATCACACTCTCTCGTTACTCTattcaattatattacatttccaATTGTTCTAGATTTGGTCCCACGAAATTGCACgattaattgttttatttctaACTATGGGCCAATTCACTTCGATACGCGTTTCTccttaaaacaaaaaaattaaaaaaagaaaaaataaatatttgtttaagACGGTATCAATTTCGAGGGAATGCTACGAGATAAAGCTAGAGAAACGATAATTGACCAATTgaagcaattaaaaaattgcacATCATTCGATTGACTTTCATCGGAATAAGGCATGCCGCAGTGTAACAAATATCAGAGAACGACATCGTCTTggtattttggaagtcgaaaGATTAGAAGACGCTCCAAAGATCGGTCAGAGGAAGGTCTTGCTGCAAACGAAATTTCgctatttgaaaaataaactttGCAGCACggtatctttttttcttttttttttttggtaattTTTTTCCAATCCGTGTCGTTGTTCAAACGAGAGAGttataaaaacaaatttcTCTCTTCGTCGTTATACACTACATTTTCAACAAGACATCTGAGTGTTTCCACGCTCGTATGTAATACAGCGTAAATTTGTTTGTTGTACACCTAAGTATTTCACATTTCGGAGTATCTGAAAATAGAGATATCTagcatttattttatacactaCATTTCTTGGTAACTCTTGGATACCTCACTCTAAGTGAATTTCATTCCATTCTGAGACTAAACTTCGATCTATCGTTATCTATCTTCTTACATCTTATGTATATGTCGTATCAAAATCAAGAAGAAAATAGGTTTTGCGTATGGACGATAACGAACATGACGATACAAGCATCTTTTCTTCCACTATCGTTCATGTTTtacactttttttttgttttgctttttttttgcattttttttttctcttttgtttcGTTTTAAGGAAGTGAAGACCGCAAACTTTCGTCGAGCCTCGAGGCAAACGCTGACCAAAAGCTTGCACCACACGCATCATCCTCATCTCGTAccacttctttttttcttttctagtAAAGCTTTCTTATCTTCACATTGTAAGCCTAGatacgtatacatatatgtttatatatatatatacacacaaaATTACAACAAAAGTAACTCCGTTGTTTGACAGCCTCTATCGCGAAACCAAAGACAGACATTAACTGTCTCGATTAGGGTGCTTGGCAAGGAATCGTCGAGGCCAGGGTAAAGGCCAGTCGTATTGTCGTGGCACCGTGCCGCCCACGTTTTTctcgaaatatttaaaaataggAAACCACCAGAGCCGGGCCAGAAAGTTGTTTGGTTCGTATTGCTGCAAAaacatttcaatattttccttttgtttCTTAATATATCAAAATTCTTCTTCATCTATCTTATCGTAGATAGAAATGAATTCCTTTCGTATCACCATAGATCcatatataaaatgaattctatggcaaatgtatattattaaCGTATAGAATGATTGGCATGAAAGCACAACTTACCTTAAGATGCGAATTATTAGCTAACGTATGATAAATATACCATAAGCGTGTAGTTACATAGTAAGCTATAAGGACGTCCACGGTATAATGTCCGTGAGCCACCAAGACCATGATTATCCCAACAAGAACAAGAATGCCAGCCAGCCAATGTATCGGTTGACATCTTCTCGGAGAAtctgtatttttaattatcctttTCATTCTTATAATACACTACTTTATAACGTAAATAGCATTATTCAAATGTAGAGCTACAATTATAATGGTGTAAAGGGATCTGATACGTACACTCCTTGATAATCAGGTAACTAAGTACAAGCACGACCGTGTGACCGCTGTAAATATAATCCCCGCAATAAGTGTGCTTGCCGTTTATAGATAAGCCGAAGCCAGAAATCAGCTGCAGTACCCTCTTGGTAACGAGAAGCGGATTCGTGTTGTTAGCTTTAGGGCTGCAAAAGTACGTTTTGCTTGCCACCGGCAGTACCGTCACGTACATGGTGATGCTTCTCATCATGTACAGTAGCCCCATCAAGAGAAATATTCGCCTAACAACGATAAATCTGGAAGGATCAAAATATCATATAATATCAACTGAAATATCTATCCTAAAATATCTATCCTAATACTCCTAATGCCGACTGAATATCTAGAAAGCCTCGAAGCCGAAgcttgaaaataataatcaagCAGAAACATTGACTCGTTAATGTATACCTCTGTTCAAGTTGATCGTACTCGTCGAGGGTCCAATTTTATAAACGAAACTTTCCTGTTTACTCCTGAATACGTACCTATgcttatgaaaaataataaaaaccatCGCTGAGTTGGACAGTATCATAATCAAAACTTCCGATACGTTGAGAGCCCAATCCTGAGCGGCGATATTGTCCAACACCACATCCGGAAGCGGGCCGTACGTGTTCCGATCGGGGACCCGTTCGTGCACCATCGCGAGGGACGCAGTGGTCGATATGAAGTTCAcgaacataaataaaaatgctGCAACACAAAGTGAGATAACCATTAATGTATCTTCTATTATTTATATCTACCGATCATTTTCAACTTCTTAACAGAGAAAGGTCAGTGTGCTTGTCTCGATGATACTATAAATTCAGATTGAATCTTTGGAGAACAATTTAACTAATTCCAGACAATCTAACCGATGATCTATGATCGATCATGATACAGAATAGGGTTCCAGGAAATCGCACGATAAAATGcctttaatttaaaacaatgcACAGATGTATACATCGATCGGATAGAAATAAACTGGTGATTCAAGGATGCGGATCGCCGGATTTAGTCGAATATTGCGCGTGCACGAGAAAATATAGGTAACGATTGTCATGGTACATTTTATTCTCTCTGTCGTCGCGTACAAAAAGCTACAGCTATTCCACTTTACTCTGCTACGCTCCCTTTGTCCCACAAATTGCAAACGACCCGTTCCTCTGCCAAAAGAGTATTCTTTTCCACCTCTGTGGATCGTATCGTACAGATGCATATTttggaaatagaaaatataaatcaacATCACAAATTTGAtgtaaatgaaagaaatatttttttgatataaatacgtaattctttattaattcaattatttttcattgatttaGGAATCCTTTTCAATTGACGCACACGCTTTGAACGCGCTGCATATTAATCAAAAGCTGCAACTCGAAACCTGGTACCAGGATAATACAGATCCGCAAGAAATGGCAGGCTGCCAGAATTCGGCTTGCACTTTGGCTTTCTACCAACGTGGAAAATGCTTTCCGAAATTCAACCACAAAATCGTGGTCGTCTACATCCGCAAAATGTACTATCGTTCTAATCGTCGATTGATAACCGAACAGCAAACACAAAGAAACGTGTTCTCGTTCTCGTTCATTATCACGTTAGATAGCTCTTCAAAATctgtttaattgaaattatggATATAAAACGACATTGTTGGGTCATTTAGATAGTAAGGTGAATGAATCATTTGATAGCTTACAAGAAATTATATTCTTATAAATGAATCATGAacaaacataaaaataagaatttcgAAACTCAGATGCTTAACTGATATcagttttataatttcaattatgtAAGAATGGACGTAAATCGTAAGAAAAGATTATTCAatataataatcaattattataTCTTGCAAATCTTGCAAATCATTTCtgttatcattttaattagtaaTCAGTTTCTTCTTGAGACTGTTTATCTCTTGAATCTGTATCAAGATCGCAAGATGATCAATTATAGGTCTTATAAGGTGATGGTTTTTCttcagaaataaaaatctCTCTCTCCCCTTGAACTCTGTTGATTTTCACTTGCATCGTGAACTAGTAGAGACATTTGTATGTGAATCATGGCCAATGCCGAGAAATTTTGTCACGCAACGATCCAGTTCAGAAACAAGTAAGTAGCCTAACGGAACCGAGACACGAGCCGGTTCTAATAACCCGATCGTTTCAGATTCATCGTTCAAGAACACATGATCGAGCCTGGCCGTGTTA
It encodes:
- the LOC114877365 gene encoding phosphatidylcholine:ceramide cholinephosphotransferase 2-like isoform X4 translates to MHKLRLPVKVELPSALTRMVLDPKVTSLHSDYGSFDRPLGAGEGHERDVEAAVDGSSNGMAQSSDVYQRQPLLPGAPTKGKDKWAGVASGSDYYVDDEDEKIDSLGRHPGIPNGSGNGVVKLDIPAPHREEPRFPKEKWKTFLAFLFMFVNFISTTASLAMVHERVPDRNTYGPLPDVVLDNIAAQDWALNVSEVLIMILSNSAMVFIIFHKHRFIVVRRIFLLMGLLYMMRSITMYVTVLPVASKTYFCSPKANNTNPLLVTKRVLQLISGFGLSINGKHTYCGDYIYSGHTVVLVLSYLIIKEYSPRRCQPIHWLAGILVLVGIIMVLVAHGHYTVDVLIAYYVTTRLWYIYHTLANNSHLKQYEPNNFLARLWWFPIFKYFEKNVGGTVPRQYDWPLPWPRRFLAKHPNRDS
- the LOC114877365 gene encoding phosphatidylcholine:ceramide cholinephosphotransferase 2-like isoform X5, whose translation is MKPVQTVILLDVMVLDPKVTSLHSDYGSFDRPLGAGEGHERDVEAAVDGSSNGMAQSSDVYQRQPLLPGAPTKGKDKWAGVASGSDYYVDDEDEKIDSLGRHPGIPNGSGNGVVKLDIPAPHREEPRFPKEKWKTFLAFLFMFVNFISTTASLAMVHERVPDRNTYGPLPDVVLDNIAAQDWALNVSEVLIMILSNSAMVFIIFHKHRFIVVRRIFLLMGLLYMMRSITMYVTVLPVASKTYFCSPKANNTNPLLVTKRVLQLISGFGLSINGKHTYCGDYIYSGHTVVLVLSYLIIKEYSPRRCQPIHWLAGILVLVGIIMVLVAHGHYTVDVLIAYYVTTRLWYIYHTLANNSHLKQYEPNNFLARLWWFPIFKYFEKNVGGTVPRQYDWPLPWPRRFLAKHPNRDS
- the LOC114877365 gene encoding phosphatidylcholine:ceramide cholinephosphotransferase 2-like isoform X7, whose product is MVLDPKVTSLHSDYGSFDRPLGAGEGHERDVEAAVDGSSNGMAQSSDVYQRQPLLPGAPTKGKDKWAGVASGSDYYVDDEDEKIDSLGRHPGIPNGSGNGVVKLDIPAPHREEPRFPKEKWKTFLAFLFMFVNFISTTASLAMVHERVPDRNTYGPLPDVVLDNIAAQDWALNVSEVLIMILSNSAMVFIIFHKHRFIVVRRIFLLMGLLYMMRSITMYVTVLPVASKTYFCSPKANNTNPLLVTKRVLQLISGFGLSINGKHTYCGDYIYSGHTVVLVLSYLIIKEYSPRRCQPIHWLAGILVLVGIIMVLVAHGHYTVDVLIAYYVTTRLWYIYHTLANNSHLKQYEPNNFLARLWWFPIFKYFEKNVGGTVPRQYDWPLPWPRRFLAKHPNRDS
- the LOC114877365 gene encoding phosphatidylcholine:ceramide cholinephosphotransferase 2-like isoform X1 encodes the protein MEAVRKKLHAKIGEARLFGGSRNDENEMLQLRSCSERSVIDVPLNAELDTRRMVLDPKVTSLHSDYGSFDRPLGAGEGHERDVEAAVDGSSNGMAQSSDVYQRQPLLPGAPTKGKDKWAGVASGSDYYVDDEDEKIDSLGRHPGIPNGSGNGVVKLDIPAPHREEPRFPKEKWKTFLAFLFMFVNFISTTASLAMVHERVPDRNTYGPLPDVVLDNIAAQDWALNVSEVLIMILSNSAMVFIIFHKHRFIVVRRIFLLMGLLYMMRSITMYVTVLPVASKTYFCSPKANNTNPLLVTKRVLQLISGFGLSINGKHTYCGDYIYSGHTVVLVLSYLIIKEYSPRRCQPIHWLAGILVLVGIIMVLVAHGHYTVDVLIAYYVTTRLWYIYHTLANNSHLKQYEPNNFLARLWWFPIFKYFEKNVGGTVPRQYDWPLPWPRRFLAKHPNRDS
- the LOC114877365 gene encoding phosphatidylcholine:ceramide cholinephosphotransferase 2-like isoform X2: MSVSGYSWSGLKNAVNNKDTSSVYPLQNIKMVLDPKVTSLHSDYGSFDRPLGAGEGHERDVEAAVDGSSNGMAQSSDVYQRQPLLPGAPTKGKDKWAGVASGSDYYVDDEDEKIDSLGRHPGIPNGSGNGVVKLDIPAPHREEPRFPKEKWKTFLAFLFMFVNFISTTASLAMVHERVPDRNTYGPLPDVVLDNIAAQDWALNVSEVLIMILSNSAMVFIIFHKHRFIVVRRIFLLMGLLYMMRSITMYVTVLPVASKTYFCSPKANNTNPLLVTKRVLQLISGFGLSINGKHTYCGDYIYSGHTVVLVLSYLIIKEYSPRRCQPIHWLAGILVLVGIIMVLVAHGHYTVDVLIAYYVTTRLWYIYHTLANNSHLKQYEPNNFLARLWWFPIFKYFEKNVGGTVPRQYDWPLPWPRRFLAKHPNRDS
- the LOC114877422 gene encoding uncharacterized protein LOC114877422, which translates into the protein MGHPAKEIMENSWTALAQVLTLSGPGSRVRSVHTTGVVHRDRGHRMAWYFAADLLGGCSNTARLDHVFLNDESETIGLLEPARVSVPLGYLLVSELDRCVTKFLGIGHDSHTNVSTSSRCK
- the LOC114877365 gene encoding phosphatidylcholine:ceramide cholinephosphotransferase 2-like isoform X3, whose translation is MMKLQLLVIETDYCWRKALLRMVLDPKVTSLHSDYGSFDRPLGAGEGHERDVEAAVDGSSNGMAQSSDVYQRQPLLPGAPTKGKDKWAGVASGSDYYVDDEDEKIDSLGRHPGIPNGSGNGVVKLDIPAPHREEPRFPKEKWKTFLAFLFMFVNFISTTASLAMVHERVPDRNTYGPLPDVVLDNIAAQDWALNVSEVLIMILSNSAMVFIIFHKHRFIVVRRIFLLMGLLYMMRSITMYVTVLPVASKTYFCSPKANNTNPLLVTKRVLQLISGFGLSINGKHTYCGDYIYSGHTVVLVLSYLIIKEYSPRRCQPIHWLAGILVLVGIIMVLVAHGHYTVDVLIAYYVTTRLWYIYHTLANNSHLKQYEPNNFLARLWWFPIFKYFEKNVGGTVPRQYDWPLPWPRRFLAKHPNRDS
- the LOC114877365 gene encoding phosphatidylcholine:ceramide cholinephosphotransferase 2-like isoform X6, with product MMVLDPKVTSLHSDYGSFDRPLGAGEGHERDVEAAVDGSSNGMAQSSDVYQRQPLLPGAPTKGKDKWAGVASGSDYYVDDEDEKIDSLGRHPGIPNGSGNGVVKLDIPAPHREEPRFPKEKWKTFLAFLFMFVNFISTTASLAMVHERVPDRNTYGPLPDVVLDNIAAQDWALNVSEVLIMILSNSAMVFIIFHKHRFIVVRRIFLLMGLLYMMRSITMYVTVLPVASKTYFCSPKANNTNPLLVTKRVLQLISGFGLSINGKHTYCGDYIYSGHTVVLVLSYLIIKEYSPRRCQPIHWLAGILVLVGIIMVLVAHGHYTVDVLIAYYVTTRLWYIYHTLANNSHLKQYEPNNFLARLWWFPIFKYFEKNVGGTVPRQYDWPLPWPRRFLAKHPNRDS